A single window of Callithrix jacchus isolate 240 chromosome 6, calJac240_pri, whole genome shotgun sequence DNA harbors:
- the LOC108592084 gene encoding large ribosomal subunit protein eL29 has translation MAKSKNHTRHNQSRKWHRNGIKKPRSQRYESRKGVDPKFLRNMHFAKKYNKKGLKKMQANNAKAVSARAEAIRALVKPKEVKPKIPKGVSRKLDRLAYIAHPKLGKCARACIAKGLRLCRPKVKAKAKDQTKAQTAAPASVPAQALKDAQAPTKASE, from the coding sequence atggccaagtccaagaaccacaccagacacaaccagtcccgaaaatggcacagaaatggtatcaagaaaccccgatcacaaagataCGAATCTCGtaagggggtggaccccaagttcctgaggaacatgcaCTTTGCCAAGAAGtacaacaagaagggcctaaagaagatgcaggccaacaatgccaaggccgTGAGTGCACGTGCCGAGGCCATCAGGGCTctcgtaaagcccaaggaggttaagcccaagatcccaaagggtgtcagccgcaagctcgatcgacttgcctacattgcccaccccaagcttgggaagtGTGCTCGTGCAtgcattgccaaggggctcaggctctgccggccaaaggtcaaggccaaggccaaggatcaaaccaaggcccagactgcagctccagcttcagttccagctcaggctctcaaagaTGCCCAGGCCCCTACGAAGGCTTCAGAGTAA